One stretch of Streptomyces sp. R21 DNA includes these proteins:
- a CDS encoding cytochrome P450, with protein sequence MSVREIAPVPDVFDPRRYADGVPHAAYRTLRDHHPVAWQEEPEVLGWPAGPGFWAVTRHADVVRVLKDPATYSSYAGATQIRDPDPGDLPFIRRMMLNQDPPHHGRLRRAVSRAFTPRRIERFESVVRERARTLLAKAVAEARAGDGTCDLVAAVTDDYALLNLSDLLGVPARDRELLLHWTQRVIGYQDPDEAGRPVLDTDGRPVNPRSPAMLRDMFAYAQQLAVYKRMRPGDDVLTTLAGDPELAPAELEMFFFLLTVAGNDTVRSAAPGGLLALAEHPDEYQRLRDGKVQLDTAVDELLRCHPPVLTFRRTAAADTELAGQPIRAGDKVVVFHASANHDERVFAGPHRLDLSRAPNPHVSFGDGPHICLGAHFARLQLRVLYEEALGALPSLRTAGPPRRLVSNFINGLKSLPLQVT encoded by the coding sequence ATGAGCGTGCGGGAGATCGCGCCCGTCCCGGATGTCTTCGATCCGCGGCGGTACGCCGACGGGGTGCCCCATGCCGCCTACCGCACCCTGCGCGACCACCATCCCGTGGCCTGGCAGGAGGAACCCGAGGTGCTGGGCTGGCCCGCGGGTCCCGGGTTCTGGGCGGTGACCCGGCACGCGGACGTCGTCCGGGTGCTGAAGGACCCGGCGACGTACTCCTCGTATGCCGGGGCGACCCAGATCCGCGATCCGGACCCGGGCGACCTGCCGTTCATCCGTCGCATGATGCTCAATCAGGATCCGCCGCATCACGGCCGGTTGAGGCGTGCGGTCAGCCGCGCCTTCACCCCGCGCCGCATCGAGCGGTTCGAGTCGGTCGTGCGGGAGCGGGCCCGCACCCTGCTGGCGAAGGCCGTGGCCGAGGCCCGCGCGGGCGACGGCACCTGCGACCTGGTCGCCGCGGTCACCGACGACTACGCCCTGCTCAACCTCTCGGACCTGCTCGGAGTACCGGCGCGCGACCGGGAGCTGCTGCTGCACTGGACGCAGCGCGTCATCGGCTACCAGGATCCCGACGAGGCGGGCCGGCCGGTCCTGGACACGGACGGCAGGCCGGTCAATCCGCGCTCCCCGGCCATGCTGCGGGACATGTTCGCGTACGCCCAGCAGCTGGCCGTCTACAAGCGGATGCGCCCCGGCGACGACGTGCTGACCACGCTCGCGGGCGACCCCGAACTCGCCCCGGCCGAGCTGGAGATGTTCTTCTTCCTGCTCACGGTCGCGGGCAATGACACCGTACGCAGCGCGGCACCCGGCGGCCTGCTGGCTCTCGCCGAACACCCGGACGAGTACCAACGGTTGCGCGACGGCAAGGTGCAACTCGACACCGCCGTCGATGAGTTGCTGCGATGCCACCCGCCGGTCCTCACCTTCCGCCGGACCGCGGCCGCGGACACCGAGCTGGCCGGGCAGCCGATCCGCGCGGGCGACAAGGTGGTCGTCTTCCACGCCTCGGCCAACCACGACGAGCGTGTCTTCGCCGGCCCGCACCGGCTCGACCTCTCCCGGGCGCCGAACCCGCACGTCTCCTTCGGGGACGGCCCGCATATCTGCCTGGGCGCGCACTTCGCCCGCCTGCAGCTGCGGGTGCTCTACGAGGAGGCG
- the cyc2 gene encoding germacradienol/geosmin synthase Cyc2, whose product MTQPFQLPHFYMPYPARLNPNLDEARAHSSAWAREMGMLEGSGIWEQSDLDAHDYGLLCAYTHPDCDGPALSLITDWYVWVFFFDDHFLETFKRSQDRKGGKAYLDRLPLFMPLDLSTPVPEPQNPVEAGLADLWARTVPSMSQEWRRRFAVSTEHLLNESLWELSNINEGRIANPVEYIEMRRKVGGAPWSAGLVEYATAEVPVAVAESRPLRVLMETFSDAVHLRNDLFSYQREVEDEGELSNGVLVLETFFGCTTQEAAETVNDILTSRLHQFEHTAFTEVPALAVEKGLTPVDVAAVAAYAQGLQDWQSGGHEWHMRSSRYMNEGALSASRPFGVAGFGTSAADMRGLLADAGAERLRSYTHVPFQKVGPSRLPDFHMPFEVSLSPHLDGARQRLTPWMHSMGMLQEGVWDEDKLLAYDLPLCSAGLDPDATPEELDLSSQWLSWGTYGDDYYPMVFGQRRDLAAAKLCTERLSACMPLDGEDTLLPANGMECGLIDLWARTTAEMTPEQRRTFRATVEVMTESWVWELLNQIQNRIPDPVDYMEMRRATFGSDLTMSLCRMGHGPKVPPEVYRSGPVRSLENAAADYACLLNDVFSYQKEIEYEGEVHNGILVVQNFFGCDYPAALGVIHDLMTQRMQQFQHVAAHELPILYEDFKLSDEARGIMDGYVTELQNWMSGILKWHQDCRRYGAADLARRAHGFVPDQVPVVPLSWKAESLAL is encoded by the coding sequence ATGACGCAGCCGTTTCAACTCCCGCACTTCTACATGCCGTATCCCGCCCGGTTGAACCCGAACCTCGACGAGGCCCGCGCCCATTCGAGCGCCTGGGCCCGCGAGATGGGCATGCTGGAGGGCTCAGGAATCTGGGAGCAGTCCGACCTCGACGCGCATGATTACGGGCTGCTGTGCGCGTACACGCACCCCGACTGCGACGGGCCGGCGCTCTCCCTGATCACCGACTGGTATGTGTGGGTGTTCTTCTTCGACGACCATTTCCTGGAGACCTTCAAACGCAGCCAGGACCGCAAGGGCGGCAAGGCCTACCTGGATCGCCTGCCGCTGTTCATGCCGCTCGACCTGTCGACTCCCGTACCGGAGCCGCAGAATCCGGTCGAGGCGGGGCTCGCCGACCTGTGGGCGCGCACCGTGCCGTCGATGTCGCAGGAGTGGCGCAGACGGTTCGCGGTCTCCACCGAGCACCTCCTCAACGAGTCGCTGTGGGAGCTGTCCAACATCAACGAGGGGCGGATCGCCAACCCCGTCGAATACATCGAGATGCGCCGCAAGGTGGGCGGCGCCCCCTGGTCGGCGGGGCTCGTCGAGTACGCGACCGCCGAAGTGCCCGTCGCCGTCGCCGAGTCCAGGCCGCTGCGTGTGCTGATGGAGACCTTCTCCGACGCCGTGCACCTGCGCAACGACCTGTTCTCCTACCAGCGCGAGGTCGAGGACGAGGGCGAACTGAGCAACGGGGTCCTCGTCCTGGAGACGTTCTTCGGGTGCACCACCCAGGAGGCCGCCGAGACCGTCAACGACATCCTCACCTCGCGGCTGCACCAGTTCGAGCACACGGCGTTCACCGAGGTGCCCGCGCTGGCCGTGGAGAAAGGGCTGACACCGGTCGACGTCGCGGCGGTCGCCGCGTACGCGCAGGGCCTGCAGGACTGGCAGTCGGGCGGCCACGAGTGGCACATGCGCTCCAGCCGGTACATGAACGAGGGCGCCTTGTCGGCGTCGCGGCCCTTCGGTGTCGCCGGTTTCGGCACGTCCGCCGCGGACATGCGGGGACTGCTCGCCGACGCCGGGGCCGAGCGGCTGCGCTCCTACACCCACGTGCCCTTCCAGAAGGTCGGTCCCTCCCGACTACCTGATTTCCACATGCCGTTCGAGGTGTCGCTCAGCCCTCATCTCGACGGTGCCCGGCAACGGCTCACTCCCTGGATGCACAGCATGGGGATGCTCCAGGAGGGCGTCTGGGACGAGGACAAGCTGCTCGCGTACGACCTTCCGCTCTGCTCGGCGGGCCTCGACCCGGACGCCACGCCCGAGGAACTCGACCTCAGCTCGCAGTGGCTGTCCTGGGGTACGTACGGCGACGACTACTACCCGATGGTCTTCGGACAGCGCCGCGATCTCGCGGCGGCCAAACTGTGCACCGAGCGGCTGTCGGCCTGCATGCCCCTCGACGGCGAGGACACCCTGCTCCCGGCCAACGGCATGGAGTGCGGACTGATCGACCTGTGGGCCCGTACGACGGCGGAGATGACCCCGGAGCAGAGGCGCACGTTCCGTGCCACTGTGGAGGTGATGACGGAGAGCTGGGTGTGGGAGCTCCTCAACCAGATCCAGAACCGCATCCCGGACCCCGTCGACTACATGGAGATGCGCCGCGCCACCTTCGGCTCCGACCTCACCATGAGCCTGTGCCGCATGGGACACGGCCCCAAGGTGCCGCCGGAGGTCTACCGCAGCGGCCCCGTCCGTTCGCTGGAGAACGCGGCCGCCGACTACGCCTGCCTGCTGAACGACGTGTTCTCGTACCAGAAGGAGATCGAGTACGAGGGCGAGGTGCACAACGGCATCCTCGTCGTGCAGAACTTCTTCGGCTGCGACTATCCCGCCGCGCTCGGCGTCATCCACGACCTCATGACCCAGCGCATGCAGCAGTTCCAGCATGTCGCCGCCCATGAACTGCCCATCCTGTACGAGGACTTCAAGCTCTCGGACGAGGCGCGCGGCATCATGGACGGCTATGTCACAGAGCTGCAGAACTGGATGTCCGGGATCCTGAAGTGGCACCAGGACTGCCGCCGTTACGGCGCGGCGGACCTGGCCCGGCGCGCCCACGGCTTCGTGCCCGACCAGGTGCCCGTGGTGCCCCTCAGCTGGAAGGCGGAGTCACTGGCGCTCTGA
- the phsA gene encoding O-aminophenol oxidase PhsA, translating into MIERTGDRGTGERGDLRTPGELTPYAAPLTVPPVLRPHSADVLQETEIALRPTWVRLHPQLPPTLMWGYGGHVPGPTIEVRRGQRVRIAWTNRIPKDSEYPVTSVEVPVRAPGEPPASTEPGRQGVEPNKDVAALPAWSVTHLHGAQTGGGNDGWADNAVGYGDAQLSEYPNDHQAVQWWYHDHAMNITRWNVHTGLYGTYLVRDDEEDALHLPCGEREIPLLLADRNLDTDEDGRLNGRLLHKTVIVQEKNPETGKPVSIPFTGPYTTVNGRIWPYADVDDGWYRLRLVNASNARIFNLVLIDEDGTPVPGVLHQIGSDGGLLPRPVPVDFDDALPALPVAPAERFDLLVDLRGLAGRRLRLVNKGRNQPAGVPDPAGDVRYPDVLELRVKESGEPDTFELPEVLSGSFRRLTHDIEHGHRLIVLTPPATKGAGGHPEIWEMTEIEDPGDVQVPTDGVVRLTGQDGTTKTYRRTSRTFNDGLGFTIAEGSYEQWSFLNLAPIVHPMHIHLADFQLLGRDAYDVSGFDPAIGGTTRPIAFDPKTELPLAPNERGYKDVFRVPGGQVLRVMGKFDGAYGRFMYHCHLLEHEDMGMMRPFVVMPKEALKFDHGAGHGGHGGHDTHGGGHPG; encoded by the coding sequence ATCATCGAAAGGACCGGCGACCGCGGCACGGGGGAGCGCGGCGACTTACGCACTCCGGGGGAACTCACGCCGTACGCGGCGCCGTTGACGGTCCCGCCGGTCCTCAGGCCACACTCCGCGGACGTGCTCCAGGAGACCGAGATCGCGCTGCGCCCCACCTGGGTGCGGCTGCACCCGCAACTGCCGCCGACCCTGATGTGGGGATACGGCGGCCATGTGCCGGGCCCGACCATCGAGGTGCGCCGCGGACAGCGGGTACGCATCGCCTGGACCAACCGCATTCCCAAGGACAGCGAGTACCCGGTCACCTCCGTCGAGGTGCCCGTCCGCGCCCCGGGCGAGCCGCCCGCCAGCACGGAACCCGGCCGCCAGGGCGTCGAACCGAACAAGGACGTCGCGGCCCTGCCCGCCTGGTCCGTGACGCATCTGCACGGCGCCCAGACGGGCGGCGGCAACGACGGCTGGGCGGACAACGCCGTCGGGTACGGCGACGCCCAGCTCTCCGAGTACCCGAACGACCACCAGGCGGTCCAGTGGTGGTACCACGACCACGCCATGAACATCACCCGGTGGAACGTGCACACGGGCCTGTACGGCACCTACCTCGTCCGTGACGACGAGGAGGATGCCCTCCATCTCCCCTGCGGGGAACGGGAGATACCGCTGCTGCTCGCCGACCGGAACCTGGACACCGACGAGGACGGCCGGCTCAACGGACGGCTGCTGCACAAGACGGTGATCGTCCAGGAGAAGAACCCGGAGACGGGCAAGCCGGTCTCCATCCCGTTCACCGGCCCGTACACCACGGTCAACGGCCGCATCTGGCCGTACGCCGACGTCGACGACGGCTGGTACCGCCTGCGGCTCGTCAATGCGTCCAACGCCCGCATCTTCAACCTCGTCCTCATCGACGAGGACGGCACCCCGGTGCCGGGCGTCCTGCACCAGATCGGCAGCGACGGCGGACTGCTGCCGCGCCCGGTGCCGGTCGACTTCGACGACGCGCTGCCCGCGCTGCCCGTCGCCCCGGCCGAGCGGTTCGACCTGCTCGTGGACCTGCGCGGACTCGCGGGCAGGCGGCTGCGGCTGGTGAACAAGGGGCGCAACCAGCCGGCGGGCGTGCCCGACCCGGCGGGCGACGTGCGCTACCCCGACGTGCTGGAGCTGCGGGTCAAGGAGAGCGGCGAACCGGACACCTTCGAACTGCCCGAGGTGCTGTCGGGTTCCTTCCGCCGGCTCACGCACGACATCGAGCACGGCCACCGGCTCATCGTGCTCACGCCGCCCGCCACCAAGGGCGCCGGCGGGCACCCGGAGATCTGGGAGATGACCGAGATCGAGGACCCGGGCGACGTCCAGGTCCCGACCGACGGCGTCGTCCGACTGACCGGCCAGGACGGCACCACCAAGACGTACCGGCGTACGTCACGCACGTTCAACGACGGGCTCGGCTTCACCATCGCCGAGGGCAGCTACGAGCAGTGGAGCTTCCTCAACCTGGCGCCGATCGTGCACCCGATGCACATCCACCTGGCCGACTTCCAGCTGCTGGGCCGCGACGCCTACGACGTGTCGGGCTTCGACCCGGCGATCGGCGGCACGACCAGGCCGATCGCCTTCGACCCGAAGACGGAGCTGCCGCTGGCTCCCAACGAACGCGGCTACAAGGACGTGTTCCGGGTGCCCGGCGGCCAGGTGCTGCGCGTCATGGGCAAGTTCGACGGTGCGTACGGCCGGTTCATGTACCACTGCCATCTGCTGGAGCACGAGGACATGGGCATGATGCGGCCCTTCGTCGTCATGCCCAAGGAGGCCCTGAAGTTCGACCACGGGGCGGGGCACGGCGGCCACGGCGGCCACGACACCCATGGCGGTGGTCACCCGGGCTGA
- a CDS encoding alpha/beta fold hydrolase → MTSFVLPHDTHGSGTHKVIAVHGWFADRSAYTAVLPDLDRDSFTYALVDLRGYGEAKDAVGAYTTAEAAADLVELADRLGWERFSVVGHSMGGAVAQRLLALAPERLRRIAGVSPVPASGLSMPDDQWQLFADAAHRPENRRAIIDLTTGGLRPAAWLDRMVERSLALSDAKAFRAWLDSWAGEDFHAEAEGARVPALAVTGALDPALSADLMRETWMRWYPRAELRELPAAGHYAMDETPLELIRTVEDFLRADGAADGAADGAADGAADGAADGAADGAAAVGTAEGGVA, encoded by the coding sequence ATGACGTCCTTCGTGCTCCCTCATGACACACACGGCTCCGGCACCCACAAGGTGATCGCCGTGCACGGCTGGTTCGCCGACCGGTCCGCCTACACGGCGGTGCTGCCGGATCTGGACCGCGACAGCTTCACGTACGCGCTCGTCGATCTGCGCGGCTACGGCGAGGCCAAGGACGCCGTCGGCGCGTACACGACCGCGGAGGCGGCCGCCGATCTGGTCGAGCTGGCCGACCGGCTGGGCTGGGAGCGGTTCTCGGTTGTCGGCCACTCGATGGGCGGGGCCGTCGCGCAGCGCCTGCTCGCCCTCGCCCCGGAGCGGCTGCGCCGGATCGCCGGGGTCTCGCCGGTGCCCGCGTCCGGACTGTCGATGCCCGACGATCAGTGGCAGCTCTTCGCGGACGCGGCGCACCGGCCGGAGAACCGGCGCGCCATCATCGACCTCACCACCGGCGGCCTGCGCCCGGCCGCCTGGCTCGACCGGATGGTGGAGCGCTCGCTCGCGCTCAGCGACGCCAAGGCGTTCCGTGCCTGGCTGGACTCCTGGGCCGGGGAGGACTTCCACGCCGAGGCCGAGGGCGCGAGGGTGCCCGCGCTCGCCGTGACGGGGGCGCTGGACCCGGCCCTGTCGGCCGACCTGATGCGGGAGACCTGGATGCGCTGGTATCCGCGCGCCGAACTGCGCGAGCTGCCCGCCGCCGGGCACTACGCCATGGACGAGACCCCGCTCGAACTGATCCGCACCGTGGAGGACTTCCTGCGCGCGGACGGCGCGGCGGACGGTGCGGCGGACGGTGCGGCGGACGGTGCGGCGGACGGTGCGGCGGACGGTGCGGCGGACGGTGCGGCAGCGGTCGGGACGGCCGAGGGCGGGGTCGCATGA